In Cryomorphaceae bacterium, the genomic stretch ATCCCCAACGCATGCATTTATGGGCAGTCAGTCGGGGGTTGTGAACTCCGAAACGGAATATGGTTTAACACTCACCCTGCCCTATACGAGTGGTTCAAATTTAACACCTGCCACGTTGTTCTTTTCCGGTTACTTCCTTACCGAATCGGATGCAGAGGTAGAAGTCGTTGTTTCCATCAGTTCAGGAGCCCAAAATTTATTTTACCAGGCACAATCTCTACGCGATTGGATGCCAGACCATGGTGATTGGACACCAATTCCGCTTCTTTTCGGTCTGCCTGCTGTGCAATGCGAACAATGCGAATTAGCTGTCTACCTTTGGAACAAGGGTGGTGCCGAATTGTATTTTGATGAAATAGACATTGTTCTTTACCGCTAACATCGAGGTGGTTGCGTCTTTCATGGGATGGTCGAAATTGAGCTTCAAGAACATCAGAATAATCAGGGTTTTCCTACATTAGCGTGCACTCAGCAATTTTAGAACACAGATCAAAAAGCCATGCGAAAGAACTTAGATCAATACATCGGATGCATCCTCGGAGGTGCCATTGGGGATGCACTTGGCGCACCCATTGAGTTTATGTCGGCAGAGGAGATTTTTGCCCGATTTGGCTCACGTGGTGTGCAGCAATATGTTGAGCACGAAGATGGACGCGGCGAGTTTACCGATGACACGCAAATGCTGCTCTTTACCGCTGAGGGGCTGTTAAGAGCATGGCAACGATCAGTGGCCAAAGGAATAGGCGGGGCAGAAGTAAGCATCACGTGGCATTCATACCTGCGATGGCTTAAAACGCAAGGGTATGAAAAACCGGCCGGGGTGCAAACACACGGGTTTGAAGACGGCTGGCTTATTCATCGCCGCGAGCTCCATCAACAGCGTGCTCCGGGCAATACTTGTCTGGCAGCTTTGCGCAGCGGAAAAATGGGCACTGTAAAAGAGCCCATCAACAACAGCAAAGGCTGTGGTACTGTCATGCGAATAGCCCCTGTGGGTTTGGTCTTTACGCACGATCCGGAACTGGCATTTATCAAAGGGATGGAGTTTTCTGCCATAACACACGGACATCCCTCAGGTTACCTGAGCGGTGGGGTCTTGGCCATGGTTTTTGCACTTATGGTTCGGGGTGATAACCTTGAGAATGCCATTGAAAAATGTCTGCAAATATTG encodes the following:
- a CDS encoding ADP-ribosylglycohydrolase family protein, with protein sequence MRKNLDQYIGCILGGAIGDALGAPIEFMSAEEIFARFGSRGVQQYVEHEDGRGEFTDDTQMLLFTAEGLLRAWQRSVAKGIGGAEVSITWHSYLRWLKTQGYEKPAGVQTHGFEDGWLIHRRELHQQRAPGNTCLAALRSGKMGTVKEPINNSKGCGTVMRIAPVGLVFTHDPELAFIKGMEFSAITHGHPSGYLSGGVLAMVFALMVRGDNLENAIEKCLQILPRFEGHEETKSAVLNAIEIHREFEGKDISYKEIESLGGAWVAEEALAISLLCALHYPHDFEKAVLTAVNHSGDSDSTGAITGNLVGYMVGERGIPENWIRDLMNAHIVRQIGEDLHTGVKGGTYTVDDEWWSKYPGY